One Clavibacter zhangzhiyongii genomic region harbors:
- the ileS gene encoding isoleucine--tRNA ligase, which produces MTYPRPVPDDPHAPDQVAASPRFPEIETGILAFWKRDDTFRASVEQREGCDEWVFYDGPPFANGLPHYGHLLTGYAKDAFPRFQTMRGKQVHRRFGWDTHGLPAELEAMRQLGITEKSEIEEMGVEEFNAVARRSVLEYTGEWEEYVTRSARWVDFEDDYKTLDIDFMESVIWAFKELHTKGLAYEGFRVLPYCWHDQTPLSNHELRMDDDVYRMRQDQSVTVTFPLVGAKAESLGLTAVRALAWTTTPWTLPTNMALAVGPDITYAVVPAGPAGTPDSEAPDSLPRASSVQLAAEVLGSEYLIAQDLVGNYAKDLGYASADEARAAVSRTVLGRQLEGVAYDRLWDFYADVERFGTENAWQVLVADYVTTTDGTGIVHQAPAYGEEDQQVCAAAGIPVILSLDEGGRFVDTVPEVAGELWSDAGKTLTRMLKAQGRLIRQASYEHSYPHCWRCKNPLIYKAVSSWFVRVTDFRDDMVRLNQDISWTPENVKDGQFGKWIGNARDWSISRNRFWGSPIPVWKSDDPAYPRIDVYGSLDELEADFGVRPTDLHRPFIDRLTRPNPDDPTGRSTMRRIEDVLDVWFDSGSMPFAQVHYPFENREWFDQHSPADFIVEYIGQTRGWFYTLHALSTALFERPAFSSVVSHGIVLGNDGQKMSKSLRNYPDVNEVFDRDGSDAMRWFLLASPVLRGGNLVVTEEGIREGVRQVLLPLWSTWYFFSLYANSAAPGGYDARRDTTSDDVLDRYILARTRRLVTEVTAHMTALDSTLAAAALRDFADVLTNWYVRRSRDRFWAGVEAQADGTVRGTQAFDTLYTVLETVARVSAPLLPLVSERIWKDLTGGRSVHLEDWPEPDDLPADDRLVEVMDRVRQVASTALSLRKQSGLRVRQPLARLTVVSDDAAGLARFEDILRDELNVKAVSVQELTPTSAADAGITRRLTVNARVAGPRLGKGVQQVIRAAREGDWTEQDGEVAAGGVPLVAGEYELVLEVAGDRADQALALLPGGGFLLLDTALTPELEAEGLARDVVRNVQDARKGAGLDVSDRIALVIRLDAAGAEQAERFRDLIARETLAVALRIDAAAEPSASGITVGGGSPLDIEVERA; this is translated from the coding sequence ATGACCTACCCCCGTCCCGTCCCCGACGACCCGCACGCCCCCGACCAGGTCGCGGCGAGCCCGCGCTTCCCGGAGATCGAGACCGGCATCCTCGCGTTCTGGAAGCGCGACGACACCTTCCGCGCCTCCGTCGAGCAGCGCGAGGGCTGCGACGAGTGGGTCTTCTACGACGGCCCGCCCTTCGCCAACGGGCTGCCGCACTACGGGCACCTCCTCACCGGCTACGCCAAGGACGCCTTCCCGCGCTTCCAGACCATGCGCGGCAAGCAGGTCCACCGCCGCTTCGGCTGGGACACGCACGGCCTGCCCGCCGAGCTCGAGGCGATGCGCCAGCTCGGGATCACCGAGAAGAGCGAGATCGAGGAGATGGGCGTCGAGGAGTTCAACGCCGTCGCCCGCCGCTCGGTGCTCGAGTACACGGGCGAGTGGGAGGAGTACGTCACCCGCTCCGCGCGCTGGGTCGACTTCGAGGACGACTACAAGACGCTCGACATCGACTTCATGGAGTCGGTCATCTGGGCGTTCAAGGAGCTGCACACGAAGGGCCTCGCGTACGAGGGCTTCCGCGTGCTGCCCTACTGCTGGCACGACCAGACGCCGCTGAGCAACCACGAGCTCCGGATGGACGACGACGTCTACCGCATGCGCCAGGACCAGTCGGTCACCGTCACGTTCCCGCTCGTCGGCGCGAAGGCCGAGTCGCTCGGCCTCACCGCGGTGCGCGCGCTCGCCTGGACGACGACGCCCTGGACCCTGCCCACCAACATGGCGCTCGCGGTCGGACCCGACATCACCTACGCCGTCGTGCCCGCGGGCCCCGCCGGCACGCCCGACTCCGAGGCGCCCGACTCGCTGCCCCGCGCGTCGTCCGTGCAGCTCGCGGCGGAGGTGCTCGGATCCGAGTACCTCATCGCCCAGGACCTCGTCGGGAACTACGCCAAGGACCTCGGCTACGCGTCCGCCGACGAGGCCCGCGCCGCCGTCTCCCGCACCGTCCTCGGGCGCCAGCTCGAGGGCGTCGCCTACGACCGCCTCTGGGACTTCTACGCCGACGTCGAGCGGTTCGGCACGGAGAACGCGTGGCAGGTGCTCGTCGCCGACTACGTCACGACCACCGACGGCACGGGCATCGTGCACCAGGCCCCGGCCTACGGCGAGGAGGACCAGCAGGTCTGCGCCGCCGCCGGGATCCCCGTGATCCTCTCGCTCGACGAGGGCGGCCGGTTCGTCGACACCGTGCCCGAGGTCGCGGGCGAGCTGTGGTCGGACGCGGGGAAGACGCTCACGCGCATGCTCAAGGCGCAGGGCCGCCTCATCCGCCAGGCCAGCTACGAGCACTCCTACCCGCACTGCTGGCGCTGCAAGAACCCGCTCATCTACAAGGCCGTCTCCAGCTGGTTCGTGCGCGTCACCGACTTCCGCGACGACATGGTGCGCCTCAACCAGGACATCTCGTGGACGCCCGAGAACGTCAAGGACGGCCAGTTCGGCAAGTGGATCGGCAACGCCCGCGACTGGTCGATCAGCCGCAACCGGTTCTGGGGCAGCCCCATCCCGGTGTGGAAGAGCGACGACCCGGCCTACCCGCGGATCGACGTGTACGGCAGCCTCGACGAGCTCGAGGCCGACTTCGGCGTGCGCCCGACGGACCTGCACCGCCCGTTCATCGACCGCCTGACGCGCCCGAACCCCGACGACCCGACGGGGAGGAGCACCATGCGGCGGATCGAGGACGTGCTCGACGTCTGGTTCGACTCCGGGTCCATGCCCTTCGCGCAGGTGCACTACCCGTTCGAGAACCGCGAGTGGTTCGACCAGCACAGCCCCGCTGACTTCATCGTCGAGTACATCGGACAGACCCGCGGCTGGTTCTACACGCTGCACGCGCTGTCGACGGCGCTGTTCGAGCGGCCCGCCTTCTCGAGCGTCGTGAGCCACGGCATCGTCCTCGGCAACGACGGCCAGAAGATGTCGAAGTCCCTCCGCAACTACCCGGACGTGAACGAGGTCTTCGACCGCGACGGATCCGACGCCATGCGCTGGTTCCTCCTCGCGAGCCCCGTGCTCCGCGGCGGCAACCTCGTGGTCACCGAGGAGGGCATCCGCGAGGGCGTCCGCCAGGTCCTCCTGCCCCTCTGGAGCACCTGGTACTTCTTCTCCCTCTACGCCAACTCGGCGGCACCCGGCGGGTACGACGCGCGCCGCGACACGACGAGCGACGACGTGCTGGACCGCTACATCCTGGCCCGCACCCGCCGGCTCGTGACCGAGGTCACCGCGCACATGACGGCGCTCGACTCGACGCTCGCGGCGGCCGCGCTCCGCGACTTCGCCGACGTGCTCACCAACTGGTACGTGCGCCGCAGCCGCGACCGGTTCTGGGCGGGCGTCGAGGCCCAGGCCGACGGCACCGTCCGCGGCACCCAGGCGTTCGACACGCTCTACACGGTCCTCGAGACCGTGGCGCGCGTCTCGGCGCCGCTCCTGCCGCTCGTCTCCGAGCGCATCTGGAAGGACCTCACGGGCGGGCGCAGCGTCCACCTCGAGGACTGGCCGGAGCCGGACGACCTGCCCGCCGACGACCGCCTGGTCGAGGTGATGGACCGGGTCCGGCAGGTCGCGTCCACCGCGCTGTCGCTCCGCAAGCAGTCGGGCCTCCGCGTGCGCCAGCCGCTCGCGCGCCTCACGGTCGTGAGCGACGACGCGGCCGGGCTCGCCCGGTTCGAGGACATCCTCCGCGACGAGCTCAACGTCAAGGCCGTCTCCGTCCAGGAGCTGACGCCCACGAGCGCGGCCGACGCGGGGATCACGCGCCGCCTCACCGTCAACGCGCGCGTCGCGGGCCCCCGCCTCGGCAAGGGCGTGCAGCAGGTCATCCGGGCCGCCCGCGAGGGCGACTGGACCGAGCAGGACGGCGAGGTCGCCGCGGGCGGCGTGCCGCTCGTGGCCGGCGAGTACGAGCTCGTGCTGGAGGTGGCGGGCGACCGCGCCGACCAGGCGCTCGCGCTCCTGCCGGGCGGCGGCTTCCTGCTGCTCGACACCGCGCTCACGCCCGAGCTCGAGGCCGAGGGCCTCGCGCGCGACGTGGTGCGGAACGTCCAGGACGCCCGGAAGGG
- a CDS encoding class I SAM-dependent methyltransferase, producing the protein MTADVAPQPDHAALAASFGGVAAQYDRVRPGYPDAALDWMLPAGTRRVVDLGAGTGKLTRLLAARGIRVTAVEPDAEMRRVLAEASPDVVVVAGSGESMPLDDGEEDAVLVAQAWHWMDAGDAAREAARVLRPGGLLGIVWNVMDLEVDWVRELDALLQPGGRSSGRAEEPGPFPGFGPVEHAAFPHVHRMAPEDVVALAGSISRVIVLPDAERAERLDDVRTLLAGHPDTAGRDELDLPYRADAYRAQLGG; encoded by the coding sequence ATGACCGCCGACGTCGCCCCGCAGCCCGACCACGCCGCCCTCGCCGCCTCCTTCGGCGGGGTCGCCGCGCAGTACGACCGGGTCCGTCCCGGCTACCCCGACGCCGCCCTCGACTGGATGCTCCCCGCCGGGACCCGCCGCGTGGTCGACCTCGGCGCGGGCACCGGCAAGCTCACGCGGCTCCTCGCCGCGCGCGGCATCCGGGTCACCGCGGTGGAGCCGGACGCGGAGATGCGCAGGGTCCTCGCCGAGGCGTCGCCGGACGTCGTCGTCGTGGCCGGCAGCGGCGAGTCGATGCCGCTCGACGACGGCGAGGAGGACGCGGTGCTGGTCGCGCAGGCGTGGCACTGGATGGACGCGGGCGACGCGGCCCGCGAGGCGGCGCGCGTCCTCCGCCCCGGCGGCCTGCTCGGCATCGTCTGGAACGTCATGGACCTGGAGGTGGACTGGGTCCGCGAGCTCGACGCGCTCCTCCAGCCGGGCGGGCGGTCCTCGGGCCGCGCCGAGGAGCCTGGCCCGTTCCCCGGCTTCGGCCCCGTGGAGCACGCGGCCTTCCCGCACGTCCACCGCATGGCGCCGGAGGACGTGGTCGCGCTCGCGGGATCCATCAGCCGCGTCATCGTCCTCCCCGACGCCGAGCGCGCGGAGCGCCTCGACGACGTCCGGACCCTCCTCGCCGGTCACCCGGACACGGCGGGCCGCGACGAGCTCGACCTGCCGTACCGCGCGGACGCGTACCGCGCCCAGCTCGGCGGCTGA